A genomic window from Nerophis ophidion isolate RoL-2023_Sa linkage group LG22, RoL_Noph_v1.0, whole genome shotgun sequence includes:
- the LOC133540396 gene encoding interferon-induced protein with tetratricopeptide repeats 1-like isoform X2 codes for MSVAGTQTEAEARLEALQCHFTWKLHASRSRLFLLKDKVEDIGTVEGYSWLGHMYNLQGFIHHQLGLTPEALRYFRRAAEALRQVRNTISEEGPWLVINYGNLAWLHHLMGEQAESQSYLSKVQTLLIDHPSPCLEELHPEICAEKAWTLMTFGKDKTPLVVEYFQRAIRMQPDVVEWHSSHVVALARTSKRYNARLQADILEKMDIAVKHDPDNLYLATLHLTARAAKGRRIESEACRLAKKVLGKPASSYSGIKPLLKLYRVHLSMQEALDLAEEAVERHPGHRYLKRCAAICYKKRILFYKDTPPEQNLMDRAISLHEEVISLYPQSSLRRKITLANICAKSAHGQAKADRIFEDLLEDSQEAADRQMLYSAYAKYLHLTKRQSYKSIEYYMRAAAIQHPSVYRAKSIQILEKIKARNRNRMCGEIDELLANLRD; via the coding sequence CGTCGCTGGAACACAAACCGAAGCGGAAGCCCGCCTGGAGGCCCTGCAGTGTCACTTCACGTGGAAGCTGCACGCCAGCAGATCCAGACTGTTCTTGCTTAAGGACAAAGTGGAAGACATCGGCACCGTGGAGGGATACAGCTGGCTGGGTCACATGTACAACTTGCAGGGTTTCATACACCACCAGCTGGGCCTCACGCCGGAGGCCTTGCGTTACTTCCGCCGGGCTGCAGAGGCTCTGCGTCAGGTGAGGAACACCATCTCAGAAGAAGGTCCCTGGCTTGTCATAAACTACGGGAACCTGGCTTGGCTGCACCACCTCATGGGAGAACAGGCGGAAAGTCAATCGTATCTGTCCAAGGTCCAGACCCTTCTGATTGACCACCCTTCTCCGTGCCTTGAAGAACTCCATCCAGAAATCTGTGCCGAAAAGGCCTGGACCTTGATGACGTTTGGGAAAGACAAGACCCCTCTGGTAGTGGAATATTTCCAGAGAGCCATCAGGATGCAGCCGGACGTGGTGGAGTGGCACTCCAGCCACGTTGTAGCTTTAGCCAGGACTTCCAAACGCTACAACGCGCGGCTGCAAGCTGACATTTTGGAGAAAATGGACATCGCCGTCAAACATGACCCGGACAACTTGTATCTGGCGACGCTTCACCTCACAGCCCGCGCTGCCAAAGGCCGAAGAATTGAAAGCGAGGCATGCCGGCTGGCGAAGAAGGTTTTGGGAAAGCCCGCCAGCAGCTACAGCGGCATCAAACCCTTACTTAAACTCTACAGAGTCCACCTGTCAATGCAGGAAGCTCTGGACCTGGCGGAGGAAGCTGTTGAAAGACATCCGGGCCACCGTTACCTGAAGAGGTGTGCCGCGATCTGCTACAAAAAGAGAATCCTTTTCTACAAGGACACTCCGCCGGAGCAAAACCTGATGGACAGAGCCATCAGCCTGCACGAGGAAGTCATTTCCCTCTACCCTCAATCTTCACTGAGAAGGAAAATAACGCTGGCTAACATTTGCGCCAAGTCTGCGCACGGCCAAGCTAAAGCCGACCGGATATTTGAGGACCTGCTGGAGGACAGTCAGGAAGCTGCAGACAGACAGATGCTGTACAGCGCCTACGCTAAATATTTACACCTGACCAAGAGGCAGAGCTACAAGTCCATAGAATATTACATGAGGGCGGCCGCTATTCAGCATCCGTCGGTGTATCGGGCAAAAAGCATTCAGATTCTGGAGAAAATTAAGGCCAGGAATAGAAACAGAATGTGTGGCGAAATCGACGAGCTTCTGGCCAACCTACGAGACTGA
- the LOC133540396 gene encoding interferon-induced protein with tetratricopeptide repeats 1-like isoform X1, with translation MKGLARGFGVQVSIPLQKSHLASSFPPTITSSFSAKQQNSEDVSQRVAGTQTEAEARLEALQCHFTWKLHASRSRLFLLKDKVEDIGTVEGYSWLGHMYNLQGFIHHQLGLTPEALRYFRRAAEALRQVRNTISEEGPWLVINYGNLAWLHHLMGEQAESQSYLSKVQTLLIDHPSPCLEELHPEICAEKAWTLMTFGKDKTPLVVEYFQRAIRMQPDVVEWHSSHVVALARTSKRYNARLQADILEKMDIAVKHDPDNLYLATLHLTARAAKGRRIESEACRLAKKVLGKPASSYSGIKPLLKLYRVHLSMQEALDLAEEAVERHPGHRYLKRCAAICYKKRILFYKDTPPEQNLMDRAISLHEEVISLYPQSSLRRKITLANICAKSAHGQAKADRIFEDLLEDSQEAADRQMLYSAYAKYLHLTKRQSYKSIEYYMRAAAIQHPSVYRAKSIQILEKIKARNRNRMCGEIDELLANLRD, from the coding sequence CGTCGCTGGAACACAAACCGAAGCGGAAGCCCGCCTGGAGGCCCTGCAGTGTCACTTCACGTGGAAGCTGCACGCCAGCAGATCCAGACTGTTCTTGCTTAAGGACAAAGTGGAAGACATCGGCACCGTGGAGGGATACAGCTGGCTGGGTCACATGTACAACTTGCAGGGTTTCATACACCACCAGCTGGGCCTCACGCCGGAGGCCTTGCGTTACTTCCGCCGGGCTGCAGAGGCTCTGCGTCAGGTGAGGAACACCATCTCAGAAGAAGGTCCCTGGCTTGTCATAAACTACGGGAACCTGGCTTGGCTGCACCACCTCATGGGAGAACAGGCGGAAAGTCAATCGTATCTGTCCAAGGTCCAGACCCTTCTGATTGACCACCCTTCTCCGTGCCTTGAAGAACTCCATCCAGAAATCTGTGCCGAAAAGGCCTGGACCTTGATGACGTTTGGGAAAGACAAGACCCCTCTGGTAGTGGAATATTTCCAGAGAGCCATCAGGATGCAGCCGGACGTGGTGGAGTGGCACTCCAGCCACGTTGTAGCTTTAGCCAGGACTTCCAAACGCTACAACGCGCGGCTGCAAGCTGACATTTTGGAGAAAATGGACATCGCCGTCAAACATGACCCGGACAACTTGTATCTGGCGACGCTTCACCTCACAGCCCGCGCTGCCAAAGGCCGAAGAATTGAAAGCGAGGCATGCCGGCTGGCGAAGAAGGTTTTGGGAAAGCCCGCCAGCAGCTACAGCGGCATCAAACCCTTACTTAAACTCTACAGAGTCCACCTGTCAATGCAGGAAGCTCTGGACCTGGCGGAGGAAGCTGTTGAAAGACATCCGGGCCACCGTTACCTGAAGAGGTGTGCCGCGATCTGCTACAAAAAGAGAATCCTTTTCTACAAGGACACTCCGCCGGAGCAAAACCTGATGGACAGAGCCATCAGCCTGCACGAGGAAGTCATTTCCCTCTACCCTCAATCTTCACTGAGAAGGAAAATAACGCTGGCTAACATTTGCGCCAAGTCTGCGCACGGCCAAGCTAAAGCCGACCGGATATTTGAGGACCTGCTGGAGGACAGTCAGGAAGCTGCAGACAGACAGATGCTGTACAGCGCCTACGCTAAATATTTACACCTGACCAAGAGGCAGAGCTACAAGTCCATAGAATATTACATGAGGGCGGCCGCTATTCAGCATCCGTCGGTGTATCGGGCAAAAAGCATTCAGATTCTGGAGAAAATTAAGGCCAGGAATAGAAACAGAATGTGTGGCGAAATCGACGAGCTTCTGGCCAACCTACGAGACTGA